The Desulfopila inferna region CTCCTGCAGAAATTCAATAGAGATCTGGTCCGGAGTACGGATAAAAGCCATATGGCCGTCACGCGGCGGACGGAGAATGGTAACGCCTTTATCCATCAGCATCTGACAGTAATCATAGATATTTTCCACACTGAATGCCAAGTGGCCGAAGTTGTCCCCCACGCTGTACGGTGTTTCCTGGTCCCAGTTGTAGGTCAATTCGACCTCAGGTTCACCGGGAGCGGTTGCCAGATAGACCAGGGTAAAGCGGCCTTTTTCATACTCATTCCTTCGTGTTTCGGTCAATCCGAGGATATCGGTGAAAAAGGCAACCGACTGCTCAAGATCCTTTACCCGGACCATGGTGTGTAAAAATTTCATGTTTTCTCCTTTTTTTGCTGTTAGTTAATATTCATAGGCGTTCCGGAATGCGGAACGGTATACGGAATCACGGTAGTGGAGATTTACGGTGTCGGCAGTGACCGGTACGACAACTCCACCACAGGAACCTCCCACATATCTCCGTGGCATCTGTTTTTAAATTTTTCATCATCGACATCGTCACGGTAGCGCCTGATCATTGCCACAATAGTTATCTCTTCAATGAATTCAAGCCTTGAATCCCAGATATGTTTGGCTTTTTTTGACAAACGAGCCACGGAAACGCCCTCGTTATTAACCAGTTCAAGATGATCGCCGCGCCCCGCAAGGCTTAGCACATCTCCGCAATTCAGCACCGTCAAAGCCCTCCGGATCGCGCTGTTTTCCAGCCTTCTGCCGGCATAATCGATGAATAGATCTTCCATGCCGAGCAGCGCATAGCGGTATGAAGTCCGCTCCTTATTCCCAGAGGGGAGCAGTCTTCTCTCCTGCAGGAATTTACCGGAAAATACCTCCGCATGGGGATTGGTAACCCCATCGATCTTTAAAAGGTGCAGGGTTTCCCGGGCACGGGACATGCCGACATGGACGGCCCCGATCGAATAAATGACATTGCGCTTATTTACCTCAATATCGAAGAGCAGACATTTTTTCAGAAAATTGTGACAATCATCGCTCATCGATTTCTTTTTCACTCTTTTTCCACACGGACCCGCTTCATACTGCGTACCTCATTCCGATCAAGGGAGACAACCAGGCCGCGCCTTCCTGTATAGATAATTGTCTTATCGCTAATCTCGGCATTATCGACGGAGATCCAGCCACCGCTATGCAGCTCTATCTCGTAGCGGTAGAGGACCGGCTCGGCAGCCCCTTCACCGTCCCTGTTTTCTGCCTGCCGGCTGTTGTTGCGCAGCACTTCTTCCATAGCCTGCCGGACCTGCCCGACGCTGAAAACTCGGTCATTCTCCTGCGGCTGCCAGGCAGATCCGCTTTCATGGCTTTGTGCCGGATCCTGATTCCGTGTCGAAAAAGAGGAATACACCATCCTCCCTGGTTCCGTAAACAGCAGCACTGCTCCACCGACTAAGGGCGGTAAAAGTGCCGCACAGGCCCATTTCAGCTTCGGGTGATCACAGCCTTTTTTACTGTCCGGCCCATCTTCCGTCCCCGCCCGCGAGCGTATATTGCCGTGCAACTCCTTACCGTCAATCAGCATAATCCTATTGGCCCTGGCGAAGGCGAGTGCGTCTTTGCTGAATTTACCTGAAGTAACCACTATTCCACCGCTGGCCTGCTCTGCCGTCACTACACCAAACAGCTCCCGGATAATCTTTACCCCGATTGTATCGACTCTCCACTGTTTGCACTGGATAAGAAATTTTTCCCTGTCCTTGACGGCAATCAGACCATAACCGCCGTCTGCTCCTTTTCCCGTTTCTTCAACTCTGAAGCCCAGACGCTGGAAATACTGGCCCACCAGAAATTCAAAATCCCGCCAGGGCATGTCATTCAAACTCTCCGCCGAGCTGCGGCGCGAAGCTGCCTTAAAGAGGTTTTTGCGTTTCCGTTTCTGCAGCACGGATAGTAACGCCCCCAGCAGAAACAGCAGCGGCAGGATGTATTGGCCAAAGGCGGCAAGTGCACGGAAAGCCCCGAGATAAACGCCGTTAATGAGATCATCAAGGCCTGATGCAGGAGACAACGGCTGCAGAGAATAGTGGTGCAGCAGCAGGTAGGACAGCAGGGCGCAACCCACTCCCAGCCACCACGGCAGTTTGGCAGCAAGAAAAAGCATATCATCAAGGATATTTTTACGGGACATCGGCTATCTCCTGGCAGCTTCAAAATCGGCTTTCCAAACCATTACCACTGCTCCTCGATAATATCAATATATCAGTCAGGTTATGGTGATGGATTCGTAAAAATGCTTATCGCAGAATCGATCTCAATTTGAGCACACCGATTTTTATTGCACCAACACGGAGAGTGATGCTAACAATGATGAGAACGCAAAAAGCCTGCCGCTGCCCCGTTTCCGGCATCCCAGGATCAAGATTTCTGCGGCAAATGACTGGGGAAGAATATTTACAGCACAGTCAAAATAACAGTGAGGTTGAATAGATGGATATACTACTCAGCGATACGGAAGTTAGGGTGCTTGGCTGTTTGATGGAAAAGGAAAGAGCGACTCCCGACTACTATCCCCTCTCCCTGAACGGTTTAATCAACGCCTGCAACCAGAAATCGAACCGCGACCCGGTGGTCTCCTATGATGAAGAAACCGTTGTTTCCGCACTGGATAGCCTGATTGCGCAGAAGCTCGTCCGGCAGAGCAATGTCAGCCGGGTTGCAAAATACGAACATATATTTACAAAAGGTCTGAATCTGGTTGGTCGCGAGGAGGCGATCCTGGCTATTCTTCTGCTGCGTGGACCACAAACTGTAGGAGAGATTCGCGGCCGCACCGAGCGCCTCTATAGTTTCACCGACCTCGGGGAAGTCCAGGCAACCATAAGCAGCCTCGAAGAGAGCGGGCTGGTGACAAAACTGCCCAGGCAACCGGGCCGCAAAGAATCTCGATACGATCATCTTTTAAGCGGAGAGCGAAAGGAAGCAGCGCTGGATCTCGAGTTTCAAACAGCCACTCCAACGCCTTCCAGGGAAAACGACAGAATAACGGAACTGGAAGAGCAGGTTGCAAGGCTGGATCGGGAACTAGTGGATCTGCGCCGGGAATTTATGGAATTTAAATCCCAGTTTGAATGATTTGTGAGGAGGATGTATAGAGCTTCTTCTCCAGCACTTTATTCCCCAAATTCTTTTCCTAATTCAGGACTTGCCGATGTCTTATTTCCACTTTTCTCAGAAATT contains the following coding sequences:
- a CDS encoding VOC family protein, producing the protein MKFLHTMVRVKDLEQSVAFFTDILGLTETRRNEYEKGRFTLVYLATAPGEPEVELTYNWDQETPYSVGDNFGHLAFSVENIYDYCQMLMDKGVTILRPPRDGHMAFIRTPDQISIEFLQEGERLPVQEPWASMENKGSW
- a CDS encoding YceH family protein, which codes for MDILLSDTEVRVLGCLMEKERATPDYYPLSLNGLINACNQKSNRDPVVSYDEETVVSALDSLIAQKLVRQSNVSRVAKYEHIFTKGLNLVGREEAILAILLLRGPQTVGEIRGRTERLYSFTDLGEVQATISSLEESGLVTKLPRQPGRKESRYDHLLSGERKEAALDLEFQTATPTPSRENDRITELEEQVARLDRELVDLRREFMEFKSQFE
- a CDS encoding restriction endonuclease; translated protein: MSRKNILDDMLFLAAKLPWWLGVGCALLSYLLLHHYSLQPLSPASGLDDLINGVYLGAFRALAAFGQYILPLLFLLGALLSVLQKRKRKNLFKAASRRSSAESLNDMPWRDFEFLVGQYFQRLGFRVEETGKGADGGYGLIAVKDREKFLIQCKQWRVDTIGVKIIRELFGVVTAEQASGGIVVTSGKFSKDALAFARANRIMLIDGKELHGNIRSRAGTEDGPDSKKGCDHPKLKWACAALLPPLVGGAVLLFTEPGRMVYSSFSTRNQDPAQSHESGSAWQPQENDRVFSVGQVRQAMEEVLRNNSRQAENRDGEGAAEPVLYRYEIELHSGGWISVDNAEISDKTIIYTGRRGLVVSLDRNEVRSMKRVRVEKE